Proteins encoded in a region of the Ziziphus jujuba cultivar Dongzao chromosome 3, ASM3175591v1 genome:
- the LOC107422879 gene encoding casein kinase 1-like protein 10 — protein sequence MEHVIGGKFKLGRKIGSGSFGELYLGINVQSGEEVAVKLESVKTKHPQLHYESKLYMLLQGGTGIPHLKWFGVEGEYNVMVIDLLGPSLEDLFNYCNRKFSLKTVLMLADQLINRVEYMHSRGFLHRDIKPDNFLMGLGRKANQVYIIDYGLAKKYRDLQTHKHIPYRENKNLTGTARYASVNTHLGVEQSRRDDLESLGYVLMYFLRGSLPWQGLKAGTKKQKYDKISEKKMLTPIEVLCKSYPSEFTSYFHYCRSLRFEDKPDYSYLKRLFRDLFIREGYQFDYVFDWTILKYPQIGSSSRSRPSGKPALNPGPSAEGIERPTVRQQVQDRLSGAVESFVRRNGSGHGLHGEHSRHRSSDDVPSSKDVKPDSERPRSSSRNGSTSKRPVLSSSRPSSSGEPSENNRSSRLVSSSGRLSTTQRVQPGFESKTTSFSRAAATRGSRDDALRSFELLSIGTGKRK from the exons ATGGAGCATGTTATCGGTGGAAAGTTTAAGCTGGGGAGGAAGATCGGCAGTGGATCCTTTGGCGAGCTTTATTTGG GAATTAATGTGCAAAGTGGAGAAGAAGTGGCTGTCAAGCTG GAATCAGTGAAGACCAAGCATCCGCAGCTTCACTATGAGTCTAAACTGTACATGCTTCTTCAAGGAGGAA CTGGTATTCCCCATCTCAAGTGGTTCGGAGTTGAGGGTGAGTATAATGTCATGGTTATTGACCTTCTCGGGCCAAGCCTTGAAGACCTCTTTAACTATTGCAATCGGAAGTTCTCTCTGAAAACAGTCTTAATGCTTGCAGATCAGTTA ATTAACAGGGTTGAGTACATGCACTCACGGGGTTTCCTTCACCGTGATATAAAGCCCGACAACTTTTTGATGGGTCTAGGGCGCAAAGCTAATCAG GTATATATCATAGATTATGGTCTTGCAAAAAAGTATAGGGATCTTCAGACGCACAAGCACATACCATACAG GGAAAACAAGAATCTTACAGGAACAGCTCGCTATGCAAGTGTTAACACTCACCTTGGAGTTG AGCAAAGCAGAAGAGATGATTTAGAGTCTCTTGGTTATGTGCTTATGTATTTTTTGAGGGGAAG CCTTCCCTGGCAGGGCTTGAAAGCAGGCACTAAGAAGCAGAAGTATGATAAGATTAGTGAAAAGAAGATGCTTACTCCCATAGAG GTGCTGTGCAAATCATATCCATCAGAATTCACATCATACTTCCACTACTGTCGGTCATTGCGGTTCGAAGACAAACCAGATTATTCATATCTGAAGAGGCTTTTCCGGGACCTTTTCATCCGAGAAG GGTATCAATTTGACTATGTTTTTGATTGGACCATACTGAAGTATCCGCAGATTGGTTCCAGTTCAAGATCACGC CCAAGTGGGAAGCCAGCTCTAAACCCAGGACCATCTGCAGAAGGAATTGAAAGGCCTACAG TGAGACAGCAGGTGCAAGACAGATTGTCAGGTGCAGTTGAGTCATTCGTTAGGAGGAATGGCTCTGGACATGGTTTGCATGGTGAACACTCCAGGCATAGATCTTCAGATGATGTGCCATCATCCAAAGATGTG aAACCTGATTCTGAAAGACCCCGGAGTTCTTCCCGTAATGGTAGTACCTCGAAGAGGCCTGTCTTATCAAGCAGCAGACCAAGCTCCTCTGGTGAGCCTAGTGAGAATAATCGGTCAAGCCGCCTGGTCTCAAGCAGTGGTAGACTCTCCACAACTCAAAGGGTTCAACCTGGGTTTGAGTCTAAAACAACATCATTTAGCCGTGCTGCTGCCACAAGAGGCAGTCGTGATGATGCACTTCGAAGCTTTGAGCTCCTATCCATTGGCACAGGAAAGAGGAAATAG
- the LOC107422858 gene encoding putative pentatricopeptide repeat-containing protein At3g23330: MGSTQALLKTLLKKPGTIKSHYQAKQLHAQILRTRGSDPSFMATILSIYSYLNHLHDSLLVFDTIQSPPTLAWKSIIRCYTSHGLFLQSLASFIQMRALGIYPDHNVFPSVLKSCTLLMDLSLGESVHGCIIRLGHDSDLYTGNALINMYSKFQSLRENAGSPFTVPQLLNEIHEQKGVGENRSYSVRYTERTGRIKHDELEINRTMLYLCGDAKRKMSISGTFCESESYQIINKLEARVLDINHDASVNSFGGVLPQSIAYKEVDGQFNGKVDIVSKENEDKKVVQMDSMRKVFDMMPNKDLVSWNTVIAGNAQNGLYKEALAMLREMGNDNLKPDSFTLSSVLPIFAEYVDVIKGKEIHGYAIRHGFDADVFIGSSLIDMYAKCTRINDSCQVFNHLPQRDGISWNSIIAGCVQNGLFDEGLRFFRQMLMVKIKPKHVTFSSIMPACAHLTTLHLGRQLHGYIIRRGFDDNVYIASSLVDMYAKCGNVRIAKWIFDKMEQNDMVSWTAIIMGYALHGHAHDAIALFEQMETEGVKPNYVSFMAVLTACSHTGLIDEAWKYFHSMTLKYGIAPGLEHYAAVADLLGRAGKLEDAYHFITKMHITPTGSVWSTLLAACRVHKNVELAEKVAEEIFKVDPGNMGAYILLSNIYSAARRWKDAAKLRVSMRDKGMRKVPACSWIEVKNKVHAFVAGDKSHVCYDRINDALNVLMEQMEREGYVANTNEVLHDVEEEQKKYLLSNHSERLAIAFGIISTPAGTTIRVTKNIRVCLDCHTAIKFMSKIVGREIVVRDNSRFHHFKGGECSCGDYW, translated from the coding sequence ATGGGTTCCACCCAAGCATTGCTTAAAACCCTCCTGAAGAAACCTGGAACCATCAAATCTCACTATCAGGCCAAACAACTTCATGCACAAATCCTCAGAACCAGAGGCTCAGATCCTTCTTTCATGGCCACCATACTCTCCATCTACTCATATTTAAATCACTTACATGACTCACTCCTTGTCTTCGACACCATTCAGTCTCCTCCTACTCTTGCTTGGAAGTCCATCATTAGATGCTACACTTCTCATGGACTTTTCCTCCAGTCATTGGCTTCTTTTATCCAAATGCGAGCTCTAGGAATATATCCAGATCACAATGTTTTCCCTTCTGTGCTAAAATCGTGCACATTGCTTATGGACTTGAGTTTAGGTGAGTCAGTACATGGGTGCATTATTAGGTTAGGTCATGATTCAGATTTGTATACAGGTAACGCCCTTATCAACATGTATTCAAAATTTCAGAGCTTGCGTGAGAATGCTGGATCCCCATTTACTGTGCCTCAACTGCTCAATGAAATTCATGAGCAGAAGGGGGTTGGTGAAAATAGAAGCTATTCTGTTAGATATACTGAAAGGACAGGTAGAATCAAGCATGATGAGTTGGAAATTAACAGAACAATGCTATATCTTTGCGGGGATGCGAAGAGAAAAATGAGTATTAGTGGGACTTTCTGTGAAAGTGAatcatatcaaataataaataaattggaagCTAGGGTATTGGACATTAATCATGATGCAAGTGTGAATTCATTTGGAGGTGTATTGCCACAATCTATTGCATATAAGGAAGTGGATGGTCAATTTAATGGGAAGGTTGATATTGTTTCCAAGGAAAATGAAGACAAAAAAGTCGTGCAAATGGATAGCATGCGAAAAGTCTTTGATATGATGCCTAATAAGGATCTTGTTTCCTGGAATACCGTGATTGCAGGAAATGCACAAAATGGATTGTATAAAGAGGCTTTAGCAATGCTTAGGGAGATGGGGAATGACAACTTGAAGCCTGATTCCTTTACATTGTCTAGTGTACTTCCTATATTTGCAGAATATGTGGACGTTATCAAGGGAAAGGAAATTCATGGGTATGCCATAAGACATGGGTTTGATGCAGATGTATTCATTGGGAGTAGCTTAATTGACATGTATGCTAAGTGTACTCGAATCAATGATTCATGTCAAGTTTTTAATCACTTACCTCAGCGTGATGGCATTTCATGGAATTCTATAATTGCAGGATGTGTACAGAATGGTCTATTTGATGAAGGGTTGAGATTCTTTCGGCAGATGTTGATGGTAAAAATCAAGCCCAAGCATGTAACTTTTTCAAGTATCATGCCAGCTTGTGCCCACTTGACAACACTACATTTAGGAAGACAGCTCCATGGATACATAATCAGGAGAGGATTCGATGATAACGTGTATATAGCGAGCTCATTGGTGGACATGTATGCTAAATGTGGGAATGTTAGGATAGCTAAGTGGATTTTTGATAAAATGGAGCAAAATGACATGGTGTCTTGGACAGCCATCATTATGGGATATGCTTTGCATGGTCATGCCCATGATGCCATTGCTTTATTTGAGCAGATGGAAACAGAGGGAGTGAAACCTAATTATGTGTCATTTATGGCCGTACTGACTGCATGTAGCCATACTGGTTTGATTGATGAAGCTTGGAAATACTTTCATAGTATGACCTTGAAATATGGAATTGCTCCTGGCTTGGAGCACTATGCTGCTGTTGCAGACCTTCTTGGGCGAGCTGGTAAGTTGGAGGATGCATACCACTTTATCACTAAAATGCATATAACACCCACAGGAAGTGTATGGTCAACATTATTGGCTGCTTGTAGAGTTCATAAGAATGTTGAATTGGCTGAAAAAGTTGCAGAGGAAATATTTAAGGTTGATCCGGGGAATATGGGTGCATATATTCTATTGTCGAATATATATTCTGCTGCTAGGAGATGGAAAGATGCAGCAAAGTTGAGAGTCTCTATGAGGGATAAGGGCATGAGAAAGGTCCCAGCCTGCAGTTGGATTGAAGTTAAAAACAAAGTTCATGCCTTTGTGGCAGGAGACAAATCCCATGTTTGCTACGATAGAATAAATGATGCACTAAACGTTCTGATGGAGCAGATGGAACGGGAAGGATATGTGGCCAACACAAATGAGGTTCTACACGATGTTGAGGAGGAGCAAAAGAAATATTTGTTAAGTAACCACAGTGAAAGGCTTGCTATAGCATTTGGCATCATTAGCACTCCTGCTGGCACAACAATTCGAGTAACGAAGAATATTAGAGTCTGTTTGGATTGCCATACAGCAATCAAATTCATGTCAAAGATAGTTGGAAGGGAAATAGTTGTAAGGGATAATAGTAGATTTCACCATTTCAAGGGTGGGGAGTGTTCCTGTGGAGATTATTGGTGA
- the LOC107422867 gene encoding uncharacterized protein At4g14342, with protein MQASDRFNINSQLEHLQAKYVGTGHADLNRFEWAVNIQRDSYASYVGHYPILAYFAIAENESIGRERYNFMQKMLLPCGLPPEREDD; from the exons GCTAGTGATAGGTTTAATATCAATTCCCAACTTGAGCATCTCCAAGCTAAATATGTTGGTACTGGGCATGCCGATTTAAACAGATT TGAATGGGCCGTGAACATTCAAAGGGATAGCTATGCATCATATGTTGGCCATTACCCGATTTTAGCCTATTTTGCTATTGCTGAAAACGAATCAATTGGAAGGGAACGCTACAACTTTATGCAG AAAATGCTTTTGCCTTGTGGTCTCCCCCCTGAAAGAGAGGATGATTGA